Proteins from a single region of Desulfolutivibrio sulfoxidireducens:
- a CDS encoding LexA family transcriptional regulator, protein MGSEFDSFFHRAQSACGVKSQSDLAALLGVHRSAVTQAKNKGSVPGSWALALSRRFGTDPEWLLTGRGGDARGHGPAPEGYVLVPKVRARLCAGGGSLETEAGVDGYFSFQSEWLRRKGRPEHMALMDVVGMSMEPEIRHGDMVLVDQSQTGIFAHAVYAFGVDDTVLVKRVEKRPGTLVLLSDNRDYAPIELRGQEVEGLRVIGRVIWIGREL, encoded by the coding sequence GTGGGCAGCGAATTCGACTCCTTTTTTCACCGGGCCCAAAGCGCGTGCGGGGTGAAGAGCCAATCCGACCTGGCGGCGCTTTTGGGCGTGCACCGGTCGGCCGTGACCCAGGCCAAAAACAAGGGCTCGGTGCCCGGGTCCTGGGCCTTGGCCTTGTCGCGGCGTTTCGGCACGGACCCCGAGTGGCTTTTGACCGGGCGCGGCGGGGACGCCCGTGGCCATGGGCCGGCGCCGGAGGGGTATGTGCTGGTGCCCAAGGTCCGGGCGCGCCTTTGCGCCGGGGGGGGCTCGCTTGAGACCGAGGCCGGGGTGGACGGCTATTTTTCCTTTCAGTCCGAGTGGCTGCGGCGCAAGGGGCGGCCCGAGCACATGGCGCTCATGGACGTGGTGGGGATGAGCATGGAGCCGGAGATCCGCCACGGGGACATGGTGCTCGTGGACCAGTCCCAGACGGGCATCTTCGCCCATGCGGTGTACGCCTTCGGTGTGGACGACACGGTTCTGGTCAAACGGGTGGAGAAGCGCCCCGGGACGCTTGTGCTTTTAAGCGACAACCGGGACTACGCGCCCATCGAGCTTCGCGGCCAGGAGGTCGAGGGGTTGCGGGTCATCGGCCGGGTGATCTGGATCGGCCGGGAGTTGTGA
- a CDS encoding IS5 family transposase, whose translation MNERNSKKPGIADYVVSRRRHKECFLDEIDRLIDWKPFEKLLRKKLSRVANAVGNPAYAPLPMFKILLLQRWYNLSDAAVEECLYDRLSFVRFVRLSLDHDQVPDSSTICRFRQSLLEKNVLKRLLDKLNHQLQRRGILVREGAIVDASVITSSRRPLKVIDILPEDREEDDDEASDVTISYSDDADAAWLRKGNRAYYGYKVHAATDSRDGFLLGGHVTPANHSDTQEFVDILDEIGPMPGGRIYADKGYSSQLNRHVLQARGLADGIMHKAARNRALNPAEKAANRQVSSVRSKVERAFGTLKRGYGFFRTRYLGVPKVELEFLLNAMAFNLKKAALKAAC comes from the coding sequence ATGAACGAGCGCAATTCCAAAAAGCCCGGCATTGCCGACTACGTCGTGTCCCGTCGCAGGCACAAGGAATGCTTCCTGGACGAAATAGATCGCCTCATTGACTGGAAGCCGTTTGAGAAGCTTCTTCGGAAAAAGCTTAGCCGGGTTGCCAATGCCGTTGGCAATCCCGCCTATGCGCCGTTGCCGATGTTTAAAATCCTTCTGCTCCAGAGGTGGTACAACCTGAGCGATGCGGCGGTGGAAGAATGCTTGTACGATCGGTTGTCCTTTGTCCGGTTCGTGCGCCTCTCCCTTGATCATGACCAAGTGCCCGATTCCTCGACCATTTGCCGGTTTCGGCAGAGCCTGCTTGAAAAAAACGTCTTGAAGCGGCTTCTGGACAAACTCAACCATCAACTCCAGCGGCGCGGCATACTGGTACGTGAAGGAGCCATCGTGGACGCGAGCGTCATCACCTCCTCGCGCCGCCCCCTCAAGGTGATCGATATTCTTCCCGAAGACCGCGAGGAAGATGACGACGAGGCGTCGGACGTAACCATCAGCTACTCCGATGACGCCGATGCGGCCTGGTTGCGCAAAGGGAACCGGGCATATTACGGCTACAAAGTCCATGCGGCCACGGACAGCCGGGACGGCTTTCTCCTTGGCGGCCATGTCACGCCGGCCAACCATTCGGATACGCAGGAATTCGTGGATATTCTGGATGAGATTGGCCCCATGCCAGGGGGCCGCATCTACGCAGACAAGGGATACAGCAGCCAGTTGAACAGGCATGTGCTCCAAGCCCGGGGACTTGCTGACGGCATCATGCATAAGGCCGCTCGCAACCGTGCGCTGAACCCCGCCGAAAAAGCGGCAAACCGCCAAGTCAGCAGTGTCCGGTCGAAGGTGGAACGGGCTTTCGGAACGCTCAAGCGAGGTTATGGATTCTTCCGGACGCGTTACCTTGGGGTGCCCAAGGTCGAGCTTGAATTTTTACTCAACGCCATGGCCTTCAACCTAAAAAAGGCGGCGCTCAAAGCGGCATGCTGA
- a CDS encoding MT-A70 family methyltransferase produces the protein MHDLNAAFLSAVEGKTFGTILADPPWQFKNRTGKMAPEHKRLSRYATLGLDDIKSLPVGAVAADPCHLYLWVPNALLPEGLSVLGAWGFEYKTHIVWCKVRKDGGPDGRGVGFYFRNTTEMLLFGVRGKNARTLAPARSQVNVIRSRKQEHSRKPDEQYDIIESCSPGPRLELFARGTRPGWTTWGNQAEDYAPTWATYANHSGAEKRVGGV, from the coding sequence ATGCACGACCTGAATGCCGCGTTTCTGTCCGCCGTGGAGGGCAAAACCTTCGGGACCATCCTGGCCGATCCGCCCTGGCAATTCAAAAACCGCACCGGCAAGATGGCCCCGGAGCACAAGCGCTTAAGCCGCTACGCCACGCTTGGGCTTGACGACATCAAGAGCCTGCCGGTGGGGGCTGTCGCGGCCGATCCGTGCCACCTGTATCTGTGGGTCCCAAACGCCCTGCTTCCCGAGGGGCTTTCGGTGCTTGGGGCCTGGGGGTTCGAATACAAGACGCACATCGTGTGGTGCAAGGTGCGCAAGGACGGCGGCCCGGACGGCCGGGGGGTGGGATTTTATTTCCGCAATACAACGGAGATGTTGCTTTTCGGGGTGCGCGGGAAAAACGCCCGGACCCTGGCCCCGGCCAGAAGCCAGGTGAACGTGATCCGCAGCCGCAAGCAGGAGCATTCGCGCAAGCCCGACGAGCAGTACGACATCATCGAGTCATGCAGCCCGGGGCCGCGCCTGGAGCTTTTCGCCCGGGGCACGAGGCCCGGGTGGACCACCTGGGGCAACCAGGCCGAGGACTACGCGCCCACCTGGGCCACCTACGCCAACCACTCCGGGGCGGAGAAGCGGGTCGGCGGGGTGTAG
- a CDS encoding pyridoxal-phosphate-dependent aminotransferase family protein, giving the protein MKDTPFSDLTLFITGPTYVRPQVRQAGMLPEFGHRDTENTKRFEPIMNNLKTLAGVGDDHRVIIFNGSGSTAMEASIRSLVADGETVLNVSVGAFGDLYHKMAVVNGKKAVQLKFEPGRAMELSALEAAIAEHRPAVVTITHNETSTGVTNDIVAACQAIRKSGALALVDGVSLFGGAPAMIAESGCAMYSTSTQKSLALPAGFGIAFVTAEAVDKAGKVQNRGHSSDILGQLGRAGKFQTLTTPNCTLANQMCVELDYIVNEEGVANRFARHVAMRDMVAEFVAGLPGYSLFAQEGFRSATLTTVLVPTGVSVKDLKAVKEVMRAKGYLYDPGYGKLNEQFEKEGRQPIFRIGHMGDITPSMLKAYLKDLGPALPKA; this is encoded by the coding sequence ATGAAGGATACGCCATTTTCCGACCTGACCCTTTTTATCACCGGTCCCACCTATGTGCGACCGCAGGTGCGACAGGCCGGGATGTTGCCGGAATTCGGGCACCGCGACACGGAAAACACCAAGCGGTTCGAACCGATCATGAACAACCTGAAAACCTTGGCCGGGGTCGGAGACGACCACCGGGTGATCATCTTCAACGGCAGCGGCTCCACGGCCATGGAGGCCTCCATCCGCTCGCTCGTGGCCGACGGGGAGACCGTGCTCAACGTCTCGGTCGGCGCGTTCGGCGACCTGTACCACAAGATGGCCGTGGTCAACGGCAAGAAGGCCGTCCAACTCAAGTTCGAGCCCGGCCGGGCCATGGAGCTTTCGGCCCTGGAGGCGGCCATCGCCGAACACAGGCCCGCCGTGGTGACCATCACCCACAACGAGACCTCAACCGGCGTGACCAACGACATCGTGGCCGCCTGCCAGGCGATCCGCAAAAGCGGGGCCCTGGCCCTGGTGGACGGGGTGAGCCTGTTCGGCGGCGCGCCGGCCATGATCGCCGAGTCGGGCTGCGCCATGTACAGCACCTCGACCCAGAAGTCCCTGGCCCTGCCGGCCGGATTCGGCATCGCCTTCGTCACCGCCGAGGCCGTGGACAAGGCCGGAAAGGTGCAAAACCGGGGGCATTCCTCGGACATCCTGGGCCAGCTCGGCCGGGCCGGGAAGTTCCAGACCCTGACCACCCCGAACTGCACCCTGGCCAACCAGATGTGCGTGGAACTCGACTACATCGTAAACGAGGAGGGCGTCGCCAACCGCTTCGCCCGCCACGTGGCCATGCGCGACATGGTGGCCGAGTTCGTGGCCGGACTGCCCGGCTACAGCCTCTTTGCCCAGGAGGGCTTCCGTTCGGCCACCCTGACCACGGTGCTCGTGCCCACGGGGGTCTCGGTCAAGGACCTCAAGGCCGTGAAGGAAGTTATGCGGGCCAAGGGCTATCTCTACGATCCGGGCTACGGCAAGCTCAACGAGCAGTTCGAGAAAGAGGGCCGGCAGCCCATTTTCCGCATCGGGCACATGGGCGACATCACCCCTTCGATGCTTAAGGCCTATCTGAAGGACCTGGGGCCGGCCCTGCCCAAGGCCTGA
- a CDS encoding BglII/BstYI family type II restriction endonuclease has protein sequence MSWKEHVPESLTAKLVVDDREIRQDTHKVDYVKGRVAFDLEWNSKDQTFDRDLFAFRTFFDYDKISVGILVTRSNQLDPWFASLGEGIRKKYGASTTHMGKLLPRLEAGRGGGCPILVFGMTTALLEE, from the coding sequence ATGTCCTGGAAAGAGCATGTTCCCGAGAGCCTGACCGCGAAGCTCGTGGTGGACGATCGGGAGATACGCCAGGACACGCACAAGGTGGATTACGTCAAGGGCCGGGTGGCCTTCGACCTGGAATGGAACTCCAAGGACCAGACCTTCGACCGGGATCTGTTCGCCTTCCGGACCTTTTTCGATTATGACAAGATCAGCGTGGGCATCCTGGTCACGCGCAGCAACCAGCTTGACCCCTGGTTCGCCTCGCTCGGCGAGGGGATCCGCAAAAAGTACGGGGCGAGCACCACGCATATGGGCAAGCTTTTGCCGCGCCTTGAAGCCGGGCGCGGGGGTGGCTGCCCCATCCTGGTCTTCGGCATGACCACGGCGCTTTTGGAGGAATGA
- a CDS encoding methyl-accepting chemotaxis protein — translation MKLSTKLIGSFGLLLLLLLATGLLSIFTSKDIYVDTEDLGKNWLPSIKNLGLIQNTFQAIRRNELIHIITTDEAEMRQYESTMEKEAANLKSAQQAYEKLISSPEERAEYGRFTASLDRYLAIHPQLIEKSRKNDTEAAKQLILGDSRTAFYDAYNALDKLIEMNNTGADTSVHKAEAEFVFGEYLTAGILVSAVLIGVIVAILLIRGVTRQLGEDPGYLYEIAGKIAAGDLGVTFRAQKTEGGVYAVMKKMVDTLKEKIAEAEGKTALAAQKEQAATEAMQQAEEARAQAESAKREGMLQAAARLEGVVATVSSASEELSAQIEQSSRGSENQSHRVGETATAMEEMNATVLEVAKNASQAAETSDTAKKKAQDGSTIVGQAVREIANVREQAMALKSDMDTLGKQADGIGQIMNVISDIADQTNLLALNAAIEAARAGEAGRGFAVVADEVRKLAEKTMTATKEVGDAIHGIQQGTKRNIENVERAAKSTEEATGLATRSGEALTEIVHLVDLASDQVRSIATASEQQSAASEEINRSIEEISTISSETSQAMGQATQAVAELARQAQELQSLIEDMQSENGGEGASPARAISGGPRRLGPATRQRALGRT, via the coding sequence ATGAAACTTTCGACCAAACTGATCGGTTCCTTTGGTTTGCTCCTCCTGCTTCTTCTGGCGACCGGCCTGCTCTCCATTTTCACGAGCAAGGACATCTACGTCGACACCGAGGATCTGGGCAAAAACTGGCTGCCGAGCATCAAGAACCTGGGACTCATCCAAAACACATTCCAGGCCATACGGCGCAACGAACTCATCCATATCATCACCACGGATGAGGCCGAGATGCGCCAGTACGAGTCCACCATGGAGAAAGAGGCCGCAAACCTGAAGTCCGCCCAGCAGGCATACGAGAAGCTCATCTCCTCGCCCGAGGAACGGGCGGAATACGGCCGGTTTACCGCCTCCCTGGACCGCTATCTGGCCATCCATCCGCAACTCATCGAGAAGTCGCGAAAAAATGACACCGAAGCGGCCAAACAACTGATCCTCGGCGATTCCCGAACCGCCTTCTATGACGCGTACAATGCCTTGGACAAGCTCATCGAGATGAACAACACCGGCGCGGATACATCGGTGCACAAGGCGGAAGCGGAATTCGTGTTCGGGGAGTACTTGACCGCCGGCATCCTGGTCTCGGCAGTCCTGATCGGCGTGATCGTCGCCATCCTGCTCATCCGTGGGGTCACCCGCCAACTCGGCGAGGATCCCGGATACCTCTACGAGATCGCCGGGAAGATCGCGGCCGGGGACCTCGGGGTAACCTTCCGGGCGCAAAAGACCGAGGGCGGCGTGTACGCGGTCATGAAAAAGATGGTGGACACCTTAAAGGAAAAAATCGCCGAGGCCGAAGGCAAGACCGCCCTGGCCGCCCAAAAGGAGCAGGCCGCCACCGAGGCCATGCAACAGGCCGAAGAGGCCCGGGCCCAGGCCGAAAGCGCCAAGCGCGAGGGCATGCTCCAGGCCGCCGCCCGTCTTGAGGGCGTGGTGGCCACGGTGTCCTCGGCCTCGGAAGAGCTCTCGGCCCAGATCGAACAGTCCAGCCGGGGGTCTGAAAACCAGTCCCATCGGGTGGGCGAGACGGCCACGGCCATGGAAGAAATGAACGCCACAGTGCTCGAGGTGGCCAAAAACGCCTCCCAGGCCGCCGAGACCTCCGACACGGCCAAGAAAAAGGCCCAGGACGGATCGACCATCGTGGGACAGGCCGTGCGCGAGATCGCCAACGTCCGGGAGCAGGCCATGGCGCTGAAAAGCGACATGGACACCCTGGGCAAGCAGGCCGATGGCATCGGCCAGATCATGAACGTCATCTCCGACATCGCCGACCAGACCAACCTCCTGGCCTTAAACGCGGCCATCGAGGCCGCCCGGGCCGGCGAGGCCGGACGCGGCTTCGCCGTGGTGGCCGACGAGGTCAGAAAGCTGGCCGAAAAGACCATGACCGCCACCAAGGAGGTCGGCGACGCCATCCACGGCATCCAGCAGGGCACCAAGCGCAACATCGAAAACGTGGAGCGGGCCGCGAAATCCACGGAAGAGGCCACGGGCCTGGCCACCCGTTCCGGCGAGGCCCTGACCGAAATCGTCCATCTGGTGGATCTGGCCTCGGACCAGGTGCGCTCCATCGCCACGGCCTCGGAACAGCAATCCGCGGCCAGCGAGGAGATCAACCGGTCCATCGAGGAGATCAGCACCATCTCCTCCGAGACCAGCCAGGCCATGGGCCAGGCCACCCAGGCGGTCGCCGAACTGGCCCGCCAGGCCCAGGAGCTGCAAAGCCTCATCGAGGATATGCAGTCCGAAAACGGCGGCGAGGGCGCCTCCCCGGCCCGGGCGATCTCCGGCGGCCCGCGCCGGCTCGGCCCGGCGACGCGGCAAAGGGCCCTGGGCCGAACCTAA
- a CDS encoding PAS domain-containing sensor histidine kinase, translating into MPKRKDNALLVQELRALRGRLIDADIQRITHDREESARLTAQSRYQAIVENQAELICGYDPLGILTYVNPAFCRYHGREARGLLGTPFPAFASEQDLLDVRRAVSDLGPDRGMTALVHRVILPDGGVRWQEWAHRAVMDASGAVVEYQAVGRDVTDIREAMEAHRRAEEKYRAIFENAPLGIFRTTAAGRFEELNQVMAAMLGFQSPEEAASVVMDIGREFYDDPARRLELLAALEKASGNITFETVFRRRDGGRFTGRLHVSAVRDETGRVVSLIGLMDDITERMRMEEELRRSERTARTLLNSTLELAFLVDVDGTILAVNDIGAKRLGGSPGEVVGRNFWEYMPWETFERSIDRAWEAFCERRPVRFEDERTGFIHDVLISPVFNDAGGVDKVAVFAQDITERRRLERLREDVERITRHDMKTPLIGIVGFAQLLLKSANLTDKQREYLAYIQNSGRQMMDYIKKSLDYFRMEQRSYVLRPQPVDMARVFRRIHEDLRPLAVNKSVLVAFVMDGEEISLARPIFFRGEEDHLENLFANLIKNAVEAAPEDSVVTVSIFSGKDAHRVDIHNPGVIPEAARARFFERYNTAGKEGGTGLGVYVARLIAEVHGGAIDYRTDPGEGTCLRVTLPTNPPGE; encoded by the coding sequence GTGCCCAAACGAAAGGACAACGCCCTGCTCGTGCAGGAACTGCGAGCCCTGCGCGGCCGCCTGATCGATGCCGACATCCAGAGGATCACCCATGACCGGGAGGAATCCGCGCGGCTTACGGCCCAGTCGCGCTACCAGGCCATCGTCGAGAATCAGGCGGAACTGATTTGCGGGTACGACCCGCTCGGCATCCTCACCTACGTCAATCCCGCCTTTTGCCGTTACCATGGCCGGGAGGCCCGGGGACTCCTTGGAACCCCCTTCCCGGCCTTTGCCTCGGAACAGGATCTCCTCGATGTGCGCCGGGCCGTGTCCGACCTTGGCCCGGACCGGGGTATGACCGCCCTGGTCCACCGGGTGATCCTGCCCGACGGGGGGGTGCGCTGGCAGGAGTGGGCGCATCGGGCGGTCATGGACGCCTCGGGGGCGGTTGTGGAATACCAGGCCGTGGGCCGCGACGTCACCGACATCCGGGAGGCCATGGAGGCCCACCGGCGGGCCGAGGAGAAATACCGGGCCATCTTCGAGAACGCGCCCCTGGGCATCTTTCGGACCACGGCCGCGGGCCGTTTCGAGGAGCTCAACCAGGTCATGGCCGCCATGCTCGGGTTTCAAAGCCCCGAGGAGGCCGCGAGCGTGGTCATGGACATCGGCCGGGAGTTTTACGATGATCCGGCCCGTCGTCTGGAGCTTTTGGCCGCCCTGGAGAAGGCCTCGGGCAATATCACCTTCGAGACGGTCTTCCGTCGCCGCGACGGCGGCCGGTTCACCGGACGGCTGCACGTCTCGGCCGTGCGCGACGAGACGGGACGCGTGGTCTCCCTGATCGGGCTCATGGACGACATCACCGAGCGCATGCGCATGGAGGAGGAACTGCGGCGCAGCGAGCGCACGGCCCGCACCCTGCTCAATTCCACCCTGGAACTGGCCTTTTTGGTGGATGTGGACGGGACCATCCTGGCGGTCAACGACATTGGGGCCAAGCGTCTGGGGGGCTCGCCGGGCGAGGTGGTGGGACGCAATTTCTGGGAATACATGCCCTGGGAAACCTTCGAGCGCAGCATCGACCGGGCCTGGGAGGCCTTTTGCGAAAGGCGGCCGGTGCGTTTCGAGGATGAGCGCACGGGGTTCATTCACGACGTGCTGATCTCCCCGGTCTTCAACGACGCGGGCGGCGTGGACAAGGTGGCCGTCTTCGCCCAGGACATCACCGAACGCCGCCGCCTGGAGCGGCTGCGCGAGGATGTGGAGCGCATCACCCGCCACGACATGAAGACGCCCCTGATCGGCATCGTGGGCTTTGCCCAGCTTTTGCTCAAGAGCGCCAATCTCACGGACAAGCAGCGCGAATATCTGGCCTACATCCAGAACAGCGGTCGCCAGATGATGGATTACATCAAGAAATCCCTGGACTATTTCCGGATGGAACAGCGCTCTTATGTGCTGCGTCCCCAGCCCGTGGACATGGCCCGGGTCTTTCGGCGCATTCACGAGGACCTGCGGCCCCTGGCGGTCAACAAGTCGGTGCTGGTCGCCTTTGTCATGGACGGGGAGGAGATCTCCCTGGCCCGCCCCATCTTTTTTCGCGGCGAGGAGGATCATCTGGAGAACCTCTTCGCCAACCTGATCAAAAACGCCGTGGAGGCCGCGCCCGAGGACAGCGTGGTGACCGTGTCCATCTTCTCCGGAAAGGATGCCCACCGGGTGGACATTCACAACCCCGGGGTCATTCCCGAGGCCGCCCGGGCCAGGTTTTTCGAGCGCTACAACACGGCGGGCAAGGAGGGCGGCACGGGGCTTGGGGTCTATGTGGCCCGGCTCATCGCCGAGGTTCATGGCGGGGCCATCGACTATCGGACAGACCCCGGGGAGGGCACCTGCCTGAGAGTGACCCTGCCCACGAATCCCCCCGGAGAATGA
- a CDS encoding FlgO family outer membrane protein, which translates to MLKSFILGVMTVILCSCVNTAVQPTTQNVEPSEPNLFDYSYKACDLLLQRATATIDRQRDVLVASFVNTDRLDESSTFGRCIADNYITYLVLQGYKVSEIKLRENVLVKQDAGEFMLSREVKNILSTHKVHAVLVGTYSVGAENVYVTAKVINPADSVIISAVDYKIKMTRDVRKMLGMP; encoded by the coding sequence ATGCTAAAATCGTTCATTCTCGGGGTCATGACGGTTATTCTTTGTTCGTGTGTGAACACGGCGGTCCAGCCGACGACGCAAAATGTCGAGCCCTCGGAGCCAAATCTTTTCGATTACAGCTACAAGGCGTGCGATTTGTTGCTGCAACGCGCCACCGCGACAATCGATCGGCAGAGGGATGTGCTTGTGGCAAGCTTCGTGAATACGGACAGGCTTGATGAATCTTCCACCTTCGGTCGGTGCATCGCTGACAACTATATAACGTACCTCGTATTGCAGGGATACAAGGTTTCAGAAATCAAATTGCGCGAGAACGTGCTTGTGAAGCAGGATGCTGGCGAATTCATGTTGTCCAGAGAGGTAAAAAATATCCTTTCGACGCACAAAGTGCATGCTGTCCTGGTCGGGACATACTCTGTTGGAGCGGAAAATGTGTATGTTACCGCAAAAGTGATAAATCCAGCGGACAGCGTGATCATCTCGGCAGTCGATTACAAAATAAAAATGACCAGGGATGTAAGGAAAATGCTTGGGATGCCGTAG
- a CDS encoding ATP-binding protein: protein MTPHHPRGDEPPPSTELDALRRENAELRVRLRESQESARRPIDEAKSEFLANISHELRTPLNGILGMLQIMSTTELSGEQRDCVETALDSSRTLLWVLNDILEFTRVSCEGMTLVHKPFDPRAVADSVIQAFRHRATLKGLSLTLAVHDAVSKVLVGDGGRVRQILFHLVGNAVKFTSQGQVRLEISALPPGRDPRQKAILFQVSDSGIGIPDDRLERIFVPFSQADGSASRRHQGLGLGLSVVRRIVECMDGSAAVESTAGQGTTFYLSLPFGRLPPVDAAITGNDAESAGRARAFAREAMPLRVLVVEDNTINRLVGLRILRKLGHDAMGAPRGAGVLDLLRCSRFDAVFMDIRMPEMDGVETTHGIRHDRSGKFDPNLPVVAVTAHAMPGDRETLLAQGFTDYVSKPFEISDFAEVLDRLFPRGSPTAT from the coding sequence ATGACGCCTCACCATCCGCGCGGCGACGAGCCGCCGCCCTCGACCGAACTCGACGCGTTGCGCCGCGAGAATGCTGAACTGCGCGTGCGCCTGCGGGAATCCCAGGAGAGCGCGAGACGGCCCATAGACGAGGCCAAATCCGAATTTCTGGCCAACATCAGCCACGAACTGCGTACCCCCTTAAACGGCATCCTGGGCATGCTCCAGATCATGTCCACCACGGAACTCTCGGGCGAACAGCGCGACTGCGTGGAGACGGCCCTGGATTCAAGCCGCACCCTGCTTTGGGTCTTAAACGACATCCTGGAATTCACGAGGGTCAGTTGCGAAGGCATGACCCTCGTTCACAAGCCCTTCGATCCCCGGGCGGTCGCGGACTCGGTCATCCAGGCCTTCCGGCACAGGGCCACCCTCAAGGGCCTGTCCCTCACCCTGGCGGTGCACGACGCCGTTTCCAAGGTGCTTGTGGGCGACGGGGGCCGGGTGCGCCAGATCCTGTTTCACCTGGTCGGCAACGCGGTCAAATTCACCAGCCAGGGGCAGGTCCGCCTGGAGATTTCCGCCCTGCCTCCAGGCCGCGACCCCAGACAAAAGGCCATCCTGTTCCAGGTTTCGGACTCGGGAATCGGCATCCCCGACGACAGGCTGGAGCGCATCTTCGTCCCCTTCTCCCAGGCCGACGGCAGCGCCTCCAGGCGGCACCAGGGCCTGGGGCTCGGGCTTTCCGTGGTGCGTCGGATCGTGGAGTGCATGGACGGCTCGGCGGCTGTGGAAAGCACGGCCGGCCAGGGCACGACGTTTTACCTGAGTCTGCCGTTTGGCCGCCTTCCCCCCGTGGACGCGGCCATTACGGGAAATGACGCCGAAAGCGCCGGCCGCGCCAGGGCCTTCGCGCGGGAAGCCATGCCTCTGCGGGTGCTGGTGGTCGAGGACAATACCATCAACCGGCTGGTGGGGCTGCGCATCCTGCGCAAGCTGGGGCACGACGCCATGGGCGCGCCCCGGGGGGCGGGGGTGCTCGATCTGTTGCGGTGCTCCCGGTTCGACGCCGTGTTCATGGACATCCGCATGCCGGAGATGGACGGCGTGGAGACGACCCACGGCATCCGCCACGATCGTTCCGGGAAATTCGATCCGAACCTGCCGGTGGTGGCGGTCACCGCCCACGCCATGCCCGGCGACCGCGAGACCCTTTTGGCCCAGGGCTTTACCGACTACGTGAGCAAGCCCTTTGAGATTTCGGACTTCGCCGAGGTCTTGGACCGGCTTTTTCCCCGCGGGTCCCCAACCGCGACCTGA
- a CDS encoding phosphoglycerate dehydrogenase — protein sequence MKILANDGLVEEGIQYLHKEGFEVDTVKRDLDDLIGDIKDFDALLVRSATKVTREVIEAGTKNGGKLKVVGRGGVGTDNIDLVAARENGVIVKFAPNGNTNATAEHALGLMFGVARKVPFAHATLKSGIWHKKRFQGGELMGKTLGIIGCGRIGQALATKAKALGMKVVGFDVYRKLDSEVDYLDTVDDVLRVSDFVSLHTGGRETLIGPKELKIMKNTAYLVNASRGVNVDEDALYDALKNGEIAGAALDTYRKEPKREGEPFENRLMEFDNVVFSAHLGASTRNAMRRTGLEIAEVVAKYLRLGDFNQSVNAGQTVEEEGREIYTIFITHEDTPGMFGKFGVAFGEMGVNIRENNSRKLNDHVQTVYVVHQKPTPEVCRRIGEIAGVKRVAY from the coding sequence ATGAAGATATTGGCCAACGACGGTCTGGTGGAGGAGGGCATCCAGTACCTGCACAAAGAGGGTTTCGAGGTGGACACGGTCAAGCGTGACCTCGACGATCTTATCGGCGACATCAAGGACTTCGACGCCCTGTTGGTGCGTAGCGCCACCAAGGTCACCCGCGAGGTCATCGAGGCCGGGACCAAAAACGGCGGCAAGCTCAAGGTCGTCGGTCGCGGCGGCGTGGGCACGGACAACATCGATCTGGTGGCGGCCCGGGAAAACGGGGTCATCGTCAAGTTCGCTCCCAACGGCAACACCAACGCCACGGCCGAGCACGCCCTGGGGCTTATGTTCGGCGTGGCCCGCAAGGTGCCCTTCGCCCACGCCACGCTCAAGTCCGGCATCTGGCACAAGAAGCGTTTCCAGGGCGGGGAGCTCATGGGCAAGACCCTGGGCATCATCGGCTGCGGCCGTATCGGCCAGGCCCTGGCGACCAAGGCCAAGGCCCTGGGCATGAAGGTGGTGGGCTTTGACGTCTACCGCAAGCTGGATTCCGAAGTGGACTATCTGGACACGGTGGACGACGTGCTGCGGGTCTCGGATTTCGTGTCCCTGCACACCGGCGGGCGGGAGACGCTGATCGGACCCAAAGAACTCAAGATCATGAAGAATACGGCCTACCTCGTCAACGCCTCCCGGGGCGTCAACGTGGACGAGGACGCCCTGTACGACGCCTTGAAAAACGGGGAGATCGCCGGAGCGGCCCTGGACACCTACCGCAAGGAGCCCAAGCGCGAGGGCGAGCCCTTCGAGAACCGGCTCATGGAGTTCGACAACGTGGTCTTTAGCGCCCATCTGGGGGCCTCCACCCGAAACGCCATGCGCCGCACGGGCCTTGAGATCGCCGAGGTGGTGGCCAAGTACCTGCGTCTGGGCGATTTCAACCAGTCGGTGAACGCCGGGCAGACCGTGGAGGAGGAGGGTCGGGAGATCTACACCATCTTCATCACCCACGAGGACACGCCGGGCATGTTCGGCAAGTTCGGGGTGGCCTTCGGGGAGATGGGGGTCAATATCCGCGAGAACAATTCCCGAAAGCTCAACGACCACGTGCAGACGGTCTACGTGGTGCACCAGAAGCCCACGCCCGAGGTCTGTCGGCGCATCGGGGAGATCGCTGGGGTGAAGCGGGTCGCGTACTAG